A DNA window from Actinomycetota bacterium contains the following coding sequences:
- a CDS encoding 4Fe-4S dicluster domain-containing protein — MTRLSDPAARAGWEPGPERVGFFTDTSVCIGCKACEVACKEWNGVPEDGLAFLGTSYDNTGGLGASTWRHVAFIEQSEQGLRWLMSSDVCKHCTSAACLEVCPTGALIRTEFGTVVVQEDVCNGCGYCVPACPFGVIDQRPEDGRVFKCTLCYDRLHGGLQPACAQACPTESIQFGPLLELRRRAEGRLQTLHEAGEEGAQLYGADPADGVGGFGAFFLLLDRPEVYGLPPDPRPAELPRMWRRAALAAGALAAGALAAFVRS, encoded by the coding sequence GTGACGCGGCTCTCGGATCCGGCCGCCCGGGCCGGGTGGGAACCCGGGCCGGAGCGGGTGGGCTTCTTCACCGACACCAGCGTCTGCATCGGCTGCAAAGCGTGCGAGGTGGCGTGCAAGGAGTGGAACGGGGTTCCCGAGGACGGCCTCGCCTTCCTGGGCACCTCCTACGACAACACCGGCGGCCTGGGCGCCAGCACGTGGCGCCATGTGGCCTTCATCGAGCAGTCCGAACAGGGCCTGCGTTGGCTGATGAGCTCGGATGTCTGCAAGCACTGCACGTCCGCCGCCTGCCTGGAGGTGTGCCCCACCGGCGCCCTGATCCGTACGGAGTTCGGGACGGTGGTGGTGCAGGAGGACGTGTGCAACGGGTGCGGCTACTGCGTGCCGGCGTGCCCCTTCGGGGTCATCGACCAACGCCCGGAGGACGGGCGGGTCTTCAAGTGCACCTTGTGCTACGACCGGCTCCACGGTGGCCTGCAGCCCGCGTGCGCCCAGGCCTGCCCCACCGAATCGATCCAGTTCGGCCCCCTGCTGGAACTGCGCCGGCGGGCCGAGGGTCGGCTGCAGACGCTGCACGAGGCGGGGGAGGAGGGGGCACAGCTCTACGGCGCGGATCCGGCCGACGGGGTCGGTGGCTTCGGAGCCTTCTTCCTGCTGCTCGACCGTCCCGAGGTCTACGGCCTGCCCCCCGATCCTCGGCCCGCCGAGCTGCCCCGGATGTGGCGCCGGGCCGCCCTGGCCGCGGGCGCCCTGGCGGCGGGCGCCCTGGCGGCGTTCGTTCGCTCGTAG
- the fdh gene encoding formate dehydrogenase, whose product MDSRFPGARLARWPALRQLVGKDRWGLGEAAISDRTRGLRPRTEAAEVVQSVCPYCAVGCGQRIFVKDGKVVQIEGDPDSPISRGRLCPKGAASKELVTRPGRLRTVRYRRPYGTRWEEIPLSQAMDMIADRLLATRREGWEDVDGQGRTLRRTMGVASLGGATLDIEENYLMKKLYTALGAVQIENQARIUHSSTVPSLGTSFGRGGATTFQQDLANADCIVIQGSNMAECHPVGFQWVMEAKSRGATVIHVDPRFTRTSAVADLHVPLRAGSDIAFLGGIVHYILANGREFSDYVKAYTNASAIVSPEFADTEDLDGLFSGFDPESGTYDQASWTYEGTRVQSSAGQREQAGSAAGGEFGGHGEAGTGHAAHTDPTLQHPRCVFQILKRHFARYTPAVVEELCGVPQPVFLRVAEALCANSGPERTSAFVYSVGWTQHSVGVQYIRTAAIIQLLLGNIGRPGGGIMALRGHASIQGSTDIPTLYNLLPGYIPMPHAHTHSSLGEFIARDGAENGYWGHMDAYVTSLLKAWWGPAATAANDYCFDYLPRINGDHSSYQSILGMLDGTVKGFFVIGENPAVGSANGSLHRRALANLDWLVVRDFAEIETASFWYDSPEIESEELRTGEIGTEVFLMPAAAHTEKEGTFTNTQRLLQWRHKAVEPPGDARSDLWFYYHLGRIVRQKLAASGDARDRPVLELTWDYPVSGPHEDPGAGAVLREINGWDGAGHALDTYTQLKADGSTVCGCWIYCGCYAGEENQTARRTPGDRQSWVAPEWGWAWPANRRLLYNRASATPGGEPWSERKAYVWWDAAKGEWTGHDAADCTKTMAPDYQPPPGARAEHALRGTDPFVMQSDGLGWLFVPHGLKDGPLPVHYEPEESPFRNTLYRQQSNPARQRFDREGNRYASEPGAGVFPYVFTTYRLTEHHTAGAMSRTLHVLSELQPEMFCEVHPELAAERGLTHGGWATIVTPRAAIEARVLVTDRMAPLQVQGQRIHQVGLPYHWGSQGLVTGDGANDLASIVLDPNVHIQEVKAATCDIRPGRRPRGPAVSRLVASYRERAGLPADLRGAR is encoded by the coding sequence ATGGATTCCCGCTTCCCGGGGGCGCGCTTGGCGCGCTGGCCTGCACTCCGCCAACTGGTCGGGAAGGACCGTTGGGGCTTGGGGGAGGCGGCGATCTCCGATCGAACCCGTGGCCTGCGTCCCCGGACCGAGGCGGCCGAGGTGGTCCAATCGGTGTGCCCGTACTGCGCGGTGGGCTGCGGGCAACGGATCTTCGTGAAGGACGGAAAGGTCGTCCAGATCGAGGGTGATCCCGACAGCCCGATATCCCGGGGCCGGCTGTGCCCGAAGGGCGCCGCCAGCAAGGAGCTGGTGACCCGGCCCGGCCGGCTCCGGACCGTGCGGTACCGCCGGCCCTACGGCACCCGCTGGGAGGAGATCCCCCTCAGCCAGGCGATGGACATGATCGCCGACCGCCTGCTGGCCACCCGGCGGGAGGGTTGGGAGGACGTCGACGGCCAGGGCCGCACGCTGCGCCGGACCATGGGCGTGGCCAGCCTCGGGGGCGCCACCCTCGACATCGAGGAGAACTACCTCATGAAAAAGCTCTATACCGCGCTGGGAGCGGTGCAGATCGAGAATCAAGCCCGGATTTGACACTCCAGCACTGTCCCCAGTTTGGGGACCTCGTTCGGCCGGGGCGGCGCCACGACCTTTCAGCAGGATCTGGCGAATGCCGACTGCATCGTCATCCAGGGCTCCAACATGGCCGAGTGCCACCCCGTGGGCTTCCAGTGGGTGATGGAGGCGAAATCCCGTGGAGCGACGGTGATCCACGTCGACCCCCGGTTCACCCGCACGAGCGCGGTGGCCGACCTGCACGTCCCACTCCGCGCCGGGTCCGATATCGCCTTCCTGGGGGGCATCGTGCACTACATCCTGGCGAACGGCCGGGAGTTCTCCGACTACGTCAAGGCCTATACCAACGCCTCGGCAATTGTGAGCCCGGAATTCGCCGACACCGAGGACCTCGACGGCCTGTTCTCGGGCTTCGACCCCGAATCCGGCACCTACGACCAGGCGAGCTGGACCTACGAGGGGACCCGGGTCCAGTCCTCCGCCGGCCAACGGGAGCAGGCGGGGTCGGCGGCGGGCGGCGAGTTCGGGGGCCACGGGGAGGCGGGTACCGGGCACGCCGCCCACACCGACCCGACGCTGCAGCACCCCCGCTGCGTGTTCCAGATCCTGAAGAGACATTTCGCACGCTATACGCCCGCGGTGGTCGAGGAGCTGTGCGGGGTGCCGCAGCCGGTGTTCCTACGGGTGGCCGAGGCCCTGTGCGCCAACTCCGGGCCCGAGCGGACGTCCGCCTTCGTCTACTCCGTGGGCTGGACCCAGCACAGCGTCGGCGTGCAGTACATCCGCACGGCGGCCATCATCCAGCTCCTGCTGGGCAACATCGGCCGCCCGGGCGGGGGGATCATGGCCCTGCGGGGCCACGCCAGCATCCAGGGGTCCACGGACATCCCGACGCTGTACAACCTGCTGCCCGGCTACATCCCGATGCCGCACGCCCACACGCATTCCAGCTTGGGGGAGTTCATCGCCCGGGACGGCGCCGAGAACGGCTACTGGGGCCACATGGACGCCTACGTGACCAGCCTGCTCAAGGCCTGGTGGGGGCCGGCCGCCACGGCGGCGAACGACTACTGCTTCGACTACCTGCCCCGCATCAACGGTGACCATTCCAGCTACCAGAGCATCCTCGGGATGCTGGACGGGACCGTCAAAGGGTTCTTCGTCATCGGGGAGAACCCGGCGGTCGGCTCGGCCAACGGCAGCCTGCACCGGCGGGCGCTGGCCAACCTCGACTGGCTGGTGGTGCGGGACTTCGCCGAGATCGAGACCGCCTCGTTCTGGTACGACAGCCCGGAGATCGAGTCGGAGGAGCTGCGCACCGGGGAGATCGGCACCGAGGTGTTCTTGATGCCGGCGGCGGCGCACACCGAGAAGGAGGGCACGTTCACCAACACCCAGCGCCTGCTGCAGTGGCGCCACAAGGCGGTCGAGCCGCCCGGCGATGCCCGCTCCGACCTGTGGTTCTACTACCACCTCGGGCGCATCGTGCGGCAGAAGCTGGCCGCCTCGGGCGACGCGCGGGACCGGCCCGTGCTGGAGCTCACCTGGGACTATCCGGTGAGCGGGCCGCACGAGGATCCCGGCGCCGGGGCGGTCCTGCGTGAGATCAACGGGTGGGACGGTGCTGGGCATGCGCTGGACACCTACACGCAGCTGAAGGCCGACGGCTCCACGGTGTGCGGCTGCTGGATCTACTGCGGCTGCTACGCCGGCGAGGAGAACCAGACCGCCCGGCGGACACCCGGCGACCGCCAGAGCTGGGTGGCGCCCGAATGGGGCTGGGCCTGGCCCGCCAACCGCCGCCTGCTCTACAACCGGGCGTCGGCCACCCCGGGTGGTGAGCCGTGGTCGGAGCGCAAGGCCTACGTCTGGTGGGACGCGGCCAAGGGCGAGTGGACCGGCCACGACGCCGCCGACTGCACCAAGACCATGGCTCCGGACTACCAGCCGCCGCCCGGAGCCCGGGCGGAGCACGCCCTGCGGGGCACTGACCCGTTCGTCATGCAGTCCGATGGCCTCGGGTGGCTCTTCGTGCCCCACGGGCTGAAGGACGGCCCGCTGCCGGTGCACTACGAGCCCGAGGAGTCGCCCTTCCGCAACACCCTGTACCGCCAGCAGTCCAACCCCGCCCGGCAGCGCTTCGACCGGGAGGGCAACCGGTACGCCTCGGAGCCCGGGGCCGGGGTCTTCCCCTACGTGTTCACCACCTACCGGCTGACCGAGCACCACACCGCGGGCGCGATGTCGCGCACCCTGCACGTGCTGTCCGAGCTGCAGCCCGAGATGTTCTGCGAGGTCCACCCCGAGCTAGCCGCTGAACGCGGCCTCACCCACGGTGGGTGGGCCACGATCGTCACGCCCCGGGCGGCCATCGAGGCCCGGGTCCTGGTGACCGACCGGATGGCCCCGCTGCAGGTGCAGGGCCAGCGGATCCACCAGGTGGGCCTGCCCTACCACTGGGGGAGCCAGGGCCTGGTGACCGGCGATGGGGCCAACGACCTGGCGTCGATCGTGCTGGACCCCAACGTGCACATCCAGGAGGTCAAGGCAGCCACCTGCGACATCCGGCCCGGGCGCCGGCCCCGGGGGCCGGCGGTCAGCCGCCTCGTGGCCAGCTACCGGGAGCGGGCCGGCCTGCCCGCCGATCTACGAGGCGCCCGGTGA
- a CDS encoding CsbD family protein, with the protein MGLEDKAEAGIDKAKGKAKEAIGKTTDDRSMEAEGHIDQAKGGAKQAWEHVKDAAKG; encoded by the coding sequence ATGGGCCTCGAAGACAAAGCCGAAGCCGGTATTGACAAGGCGAAGGGCAAGGCCAAAGAAGCGATCGGAAAGACCACCGACGACCGATCCATGGAAGCGGAGGGGCACATCGATCAGGCCAAGGGGGGCGCAAAGCAGGCCTGGGAGCATGTGAAGGATGCAGCCAAGGGCTGA
- a CDS encoding YbhN family protein: MPLAPSASSPSAKAPYWRRVISRHPVRRLVLVLVMAAVVEYLVLPQIVGLHKSVHLLGRVNLGYVLLGVALQAASLASYARLTQILLPKGVGRFSRVWRIDLATLAISHILPGGAAGGEALGFRLLTGEGATGPEAGFVLATQGLGSAVVLNLILWLALVVSIPVSGFNPLYGLAAAVGGAAIGLFAAAVVLLTRGQDRAARWVGALARRLPYVRRFDMERIVHDLARRIQTLTNDRALLRRALGWACLNWVLDAASLYIFLAAFGHFENPDGLLVAYGIANVLAAIPVTPGGLGVVEGILVPTLVGFGSPRGIAVLGVLAYRLVQFWLPIPVGAACYVALGRRKPVIRDAQGFATPPDGNHTDGSKPS; the protein is encoded by the coding sequence ATGCCCCTCGCTCCGTCCGCTTCCTCTCCGTCGGCGAAGGCCCCGTACTGGCGCCGGGTGATCTCCCGGCACCCCGTGCGCCGGCTGGTCCTCGTGCTGGTGATGGCAGCCGTGGTGGAGTACCTGGTCCTCCCGCAAATTGTGGGTCTCCACAAGTCCGTCCACCTGCTGGGCCGGGTGAACCTGGGCTACGTGCTGCTCGGGGTGGCCCTGCAGGCGGCGAGCCTGGCGAGCTACGCCCGCCTCACGCAGATCCTGCTGCCGAAGGGCGTCGGCCGGTTCTCCCGGGTGTGGCGCATCGACCTGGCCACCCTGGCCATCAGCCACATCCTGCCCGGCGGGGCAGCGGGTGGGGAGGCCCTGGGCTTCCGCCTGCTGACCGGCGAGGGAGCGACCGGCCCCGAGGCGGGCTTCGTCCTCGCCACGCAGGGTCTGGGCTCGGCCGTGGTGCTCAACCTCATCCTGTGGCTGGCGTTGGTGGTGTCGATCCCGGTGAGCGGGTTCAACCCGCTGTATGGCCTCGCCGCCGCCGTCGGCGGGGCCGCCATCGGCCTGTTCGCCGCCGCGGTCGTCCTGCTCACCCGGGGCCAGGACCGGGCCGCCCGGTGGGTGGGGGCACTGGCACGGAGGCTGCCCTACGTCCGGCGCTTCGACATGGAGCGCATCGTCCACGACCTTGCCCGGCGCATCCAGACGCTGACGAATGACCGCGCACTCCTCAGGCGGGCCCTGGGATGGGCGTGCCTGAACTGGGTCTTGGACGCCGCGTCGCTCTACATCTTCCTGGCGGCGTTCGGGCACTTCGAAAATCCGGATGGGCTTCTGGTCGCCTATGGCATCGCCAATGTCCTGGCGGCCATCCCGGTGACCCCGGGCGGGCTCGGTGTGGTCGAGGGGATCCTGGTCCCGACCCTGGTCGGCTTCGGGTCCCCCCGGGGCATAGCCGTGCTGGGGGTCCTGGCCTACCGGCTGGTGCAGTTCTGGCTGCCGATCCCGGTGGGCGCCGCATGCTACGTCGCCCTCGGGCGCCGTAAACCGGTTATCCGGGACGCCCAAGGATTTGCTACGCCCCCAGATGGGAATCATACGGATGGATCCAAGCCAAGCTAG
- a CDS encoding glycosyl hydrolase family 65 protein, producing the protein MLETEEFPLGLAPTKDPAWLVIVDDVEAAQEPAVESWLTVSNGRFAVRGLLPGSAGIPHPACFVAGFYGNADGDISSLELVPCPDVASIRVALEPPFPPAGGPARGCRRILDLAQGVLFTTQTLPGDRALTTVRFASMAERSLLAVAAQVHGDRPAALSAPVFVQADSVLRSAEVRRTEQVDVHLHGHAERQVHMAVATHAERDSLHRVAAFHRSYAPPEEADAARSALEHARGAGLARAAQHHRAAVADRWRDAAVEVAGAPEFQRALSFALFHLMCSGDPECETASIGARGLTGTGYRGHVFWDTDVFVVPFFTYTHPATARALLAYRYRTLDAARERAGEYRGALFPWEGADTGEDCTPAVIRLPDGTAVDVLTGQQEIHISADVAWAVWQYWQVTGDDGFMADMGTELLVETARFWASRATVGEDRRYHITGVIGPDEYHEEVTDNAFTNVMARQNLRWAAEAVAWMAKARPGGWESLAGRLRFESSELAGWEAVASGLASGLHTSGPEAGLYEEFAGYFALEDLRAEDFGRRPFAGERVLGTKRLRRSQIIKQADVVMLAHLLPGVVPVESARTNYRYYEPRTAHGSSLSPAIHAALAARTGDLASAMANLDLAARVDLDDRMGNASEGLHLAAMGGLWQAMVFGFGGVAPESGGLRLDPVLPEQWDRLRFALRFRGTRVAVEASARALTVDLDGDAAVATGSTPLARLAAGSYRAERTPGAGWSELRR; encoded by the coding sequence GTGCTGGAAACCGAAGAGTTCCCCCTCGGGCTCGCGCCCACCAAGGACCCGGCGTGGCTCGTGATCGTCGATGACGTCGAGGCCGCGCAGGAACCGGCCGTCGAGTCCTGGCTGACCGTGAGTAACGGGCGCTTCGCGGTGCGGGGGCTCCTGCCCGGCTCGGCGGGGATCCCGCACCCTGCCTGCTTCGTGGCGGGGTTCTACGGCAACGCCGACGGCGATATCTCGTCCCTGGAACTCGTGCCATGCCCGGACGTGGCGAGCATCAGGGTCGCGCTCGAGCCCCCCTTCCCGCCCGCGGGGGGCCCGGCCCGGGGATGCCGGCGGATCCTGGACCTGGCGCAGGGCGTGCTCTTCACGACCCAGACCCTGCCCGGCGACCGGGCCCTCACGACCGTGCGCTTTGCCTCCATGGCGGAGCGCAGCCTGCTGGCCGTGGCGGCGCAGGTGCACGGGGACAGGCCGGCTGCCCTGTCCGCCCCGGTGTTCGTGCAGGCCGACTCGGTCCTGCGGTCCGCCGAGGTGCGCCGGACCGAGCAGGTCGACGTGCACCTCCACGGCCATGCCGAGCGCCAGGTCCACATGGCCGTGGCCACCCATGCCGAGCGGGACTCGCTGCACCGGGTGGCGGCGTTCCACCGCTCGTACGCCCCCCCGGAGGAGGCGGATGCCGCGCGCTCGGCACTCGAGCACGCCCGGGGGGCCGGACTGGCCCGCGCTGCCCAGCACCACCGGGCCGCCGTCGCCGACCGCTGGCGGGATGCCGCGGTGGAGGTCGCGGGAGCCCCGGAGTTCCAGCGCGCGCTGAGTTTTGCGCTCTTCCACCTCATGTGCTCGGGGGACCCGGAGTGCGAGACCGCGTCGATCGGGGCCCGGGGGCTCACCGGCACCGGGTACCGGGGGCACGTGTTCTGGGACACCGACGTCTTCGTCGTGCCCTTCTTCACCTACACCCACCCGGCGACCGCCCGGGCACTGCTTGCCTACCGCTACCGGACCCTCGACGCGGCCCGGGAACGGGCAGGTGAGTACCGGGGCGCGCTCTTTCCCTGGGAAGGAGCGGATACCGGCGAGGACTGCACACCGGCGGTGATCCGCCTCCCGGACGGGACCGCCGTGGACGTGCTGACCGGCCAGCAGGAGATCCACATCTCGGCGGACGTCGCCTGGGCCGTCTGGCAGTACTGGCAGGTCACCGGCGACGACGGCTTCATGGCGGACATGGGCACCGAGCTGCTGGTGGAGACCGCCCGCTTCTGGGCCTCGCGGGCAACCGTGGGCGAGGACCGCCGGTACCACATCACCGGCGTCATCGGCCCGGACGAGTACCACGAGGAGGTGACCGACAACGCGTTCACCAATGTGATGGCGCGCCAGAACCTGCGCTGGGCCGCCGAGGCGGTCGCCTGGATGGCGAAGGCTCGGCCGGGAGGCTGGGAATCGCTGGCCGGCCGGCTGCGGTTCGAGAGCTCCGAGCTGGCGGGCTGGGAGGCGGTCGCCTCGGGCCTGGCCAGCGGGCTGCACACCTCCGGCCCGGAGGCCGGCCTCTACGAGGAGTTCGCCGGGTACTTCGCCCTGGAAGACCTCCGGGCGGAGGACTTCGGCCGGCGGCCCTTCGCCGGTGAGCGGGTCCTGGGCACCAAGCGGTTGCGCCGGAGCCAGATCATCAAGCAGGCGGACGTGGTCATGCTGGCTCACCTCTTGCCCGGCGTGGTGCCCGTGGAGAGCGCCCGCACCAACTACCGGTACTACGAGCCCCGGACGGCGCACGGCAGCTCGCTCTCGCCTGCCATCCACGCCGCCCTGGCCGCCCGCACCGGCGACCTCGCCTCGGCCATGGCCAATCTCGACCTGGCGGCGCGGGTCGACTTGGACGACCGGATGGGCAACGCCTCGGAGGGGCTGCACCTGGCGGCAATGGGCGGCCTGTGGCAGGCGATGGTGTTCGGCTTCGGCGGGGTGGCGCCGGAGAGCGGGGGTCTGCGCCTGGATCCGGTGCTCCCTGAGCAGTGGGACCGGTTACGTTTCGCCCTCCGGTTCCGGGGCACCCGGGTTGCGGTCGAAGCCTCGGCCCGCGCCCTCACGGTGGACCTCGACGGCGACGCGGCGGTGGCCACGGGCAGCACGCCCCTCGCCCGGTTGGCGGCGGGCTCGTACCGGGCTGAGCGCACCCCGGGCGCCGGCTGGTCGGAGCTCCGGCGATGA
- a CDS encoding HAD-IA family hydrolase: MTPPPERTEPALPLGRLDACIFDMDGVVTDTARTHFAAWKRMFDAFLEDAEPFTKQDYLLYVDGKTRYEGAESFLQARGVSLPWGSPQDAPGTPTVCGLANRKDAYFIDQVRSAGVDRYESTVALLHRLRASGRKTAVVSASRNATEVLTAARVLDLFDAKVDGVDADTLGLASKPDPALFLEACRRLDLPPGRAAVFEDALAGVAAGRRGEFGFVVGLDRAGQAVALREAGADVVVPDIEQLNVDAGT, translated from the coding sequence ATGACGCCGCCACCGGAGCGGACCGAGCCAGCGCTCCCCCTCGGCCGCCTGGACGCCTGCATCTTCGACATGGACGGCGTCGTCACCGACACCGCCCGGACCCACTTCGCCGCCTGGAAGCGGATGTTCGATGCCTTCCTGGAAGACGCCGAACCGTTCACCAAGCAGGACTACCTGCTCTACGTGGACGGCAAGACCCGGTACGAGGGGGCCGAAAGCTTCCTGCAGGCCCGGGGGGTGTCCCTGCCCTGGGGTTCGCCGCAGGATGCGCCGGGCACCCCGACGGTGTGTGGGCTGGCCAACCGCAAGGATGCCTACTTCATCGATCAGGTGAGGAGCGCCGGCGTGGACCGCTACGAGTCCACCGTTGCCCTCCTGCACCGACTGCGGGCGAGCGGCCGGAAGACCGCCGTCGTGTCCGCCAGCCGCAACGCCACCGAGGTGCTGACCGCGGCCCGGGTCCTTGATCTGTTCGACGCCAAGGTGGACGGCGTGGATGCCGACACACTCGGCCTCGCCAGCAAGCCCGACCCCGCCCTCTTCCTGGAAGCCTGCCGCCGGCTGGACCTGCCGCCCGGCCGGGCCGCGGTATTCGAAGATGCCCTGGCCGGCGTCGCCGCCGGGCGCCGGGGGGAGTTCGGCTTTGTGGTGGGGCTCGACCGGGCGGGACAGGCCGTTGCCCTCCGGGAGGCGGGGGCCGACGTGGTCGTGCCCGACATCGAACAACTGAACGTGGACGCCGGGACCTGA
- a CDS encoding divalent metal cation transporter: MGPGLVTGASDDDPSGIATYAQTGAQFRFGMLWAALITLPLMAAVQEICDRTALATGKDMGTLVAKRFHSWARVLIGILLGALIAANALNIAADLAAIGSGMQLLHAGSPAWWALGAGVLITGLVMVGSFHLIARVFKILGAALLAYIGVLFALKINWPSVAVHTLVPHVVLSKDYLEVLVAVLGTTISPYLFFWQSAHRVEELRAEPEGGRRPVSLKNRPRGEQATKERTSRADVFTGMAFSNIVMFAIIVATAATLGAHGKTHVTSAASAAEALRPVAGKLSSVLFALGFIASGFLAVPVLAGSGSAGMAGLLHKSWGFSRSPREAPVFYALVAAGTIGGTVLTLLHIDTIHLLVIVAMVNGLAAAPFLVVIMLISGDARLMGSHRNHRTATILGWTATGLMAAAAVALIATGGGL, translated from the coding sequence ATGGGCCCCGGCCTCGTCACCGGTGCTTCCGACGATGACCCCTCCGGCATCGCCACCTACGCCCAGACCGGGGCGCAATTCCGCTTCGGCATGCTCTGGGCCGCCCTGATCACCCTGCCGCTGATGGCCGCGGTCCAGGAAATTTGCGACCGCACCGCTCTGGCCACGGGCAAGGACATGGGCACCCTGGTGGCCAAGCGGTTCCACTCCTGGGCCCGGGTGCTGATCGGCATCCTCCTGGGGGCGCTGATCGCCGCCAACGCGTTGAACATCGCCGCCGACCTGGCCGCCATCGGCTCCGGCATGCAGCTCCTGCACGCCGGATCGCCGGCATGGTGGGCGTTGGGCGCCGGGGTCCTGATCACCGGGCTGGTGATGGTGGGCTCGTTCCACCTCATCGCCCGGGTGTTCAAGATCCTGGGCGCCGCCCTGCTGGCGTACATCGGCGTGCTCTTTGCGCTGAAGATCAACTGGCCGTCGGTGGCCGTCCACACGCTGGTGCCCCACGTCGTGCTCTCGAAGGACTACCTCGAAGTCCTGGTGGCGGTGCTCGGCACCACCATCAGCCCGTACCTGTTCTTCTGGCAGTCGGCCCACCGGGTCGAGGAACTGCGGGCCGAGCCCGAGGGCGGCCGCCGGCCGGTCTCGCTCAAAAATCGGCCCCGGGGCGAGCAGGCGACCAAGGAGCGCACCAGCCGGGCCGACGTGTTCACCGGCATGGCCTTCTCCAACATCGTGATGTTCGCCATCATCGTGGCGACAGCCGCCACCCTGGGCGCCCACGGCAAGACCCACGTGACATCGGCCGCCAGTGCCGCGGAGGCACTCCGCCCGGTCGCCGGGAAGCTGTCCTCGGTCCTGTTCGCCCTGGGCTTCATCGCCTCCGGATTTCTTGCGGTCCCCGTGCTCGCCGGTTCGGGATCCGCCGGCATGGCCGGCCTCCTGCACAAGTCGTGGGGCTTCTCCCGCTCGCCCCGTGAGGCCCCGGTGTTCTACGCCCTGGTCGCCGCCGGGACCATCGGGGGGACCGTCCTCACGTTGCTCCACATCGACACCATCCACCTCCTGGTAATCGTGGCGATGGTGAACGGGCTGGCGGCGGCGCCGTTCCTCGTGGTCATCATGCTGATCTCAGGCGACGCCCGGCTCATGGGTTCCCACCGCAACCACCGGACCGCAACCATCCTGGGATGGACCGCCACGGGCCTCATGGCGGCGGCGGCAGTCGCCCTCATCGCCACCGGCGGGGGGCTGTAG
- a CDS encoding glycosyltransferase family 4 protein, protein MRIAEIAPIALTVPPKDYGGIEWVVAHLAGGLSARGHDVTLFAAPGSASPARVVSTLDRPVGTGNVEAADELVHALAAYRHAADFDVIHDHTVLGVALGALQPSPVPVFHTLHGPWTPQVRRYYGALNGDVELVAISEAQRAENPGAHYAGVVYNGVRVASFPFREDDDGYLLFVGRVNREKGPDVAVEIARRAGLPLKMVVKRTEPGEQQYWEQQVAPRLTGSEEVLDGVGEAEKLRLYAGALATLFPIQWPEPFGLVMVESMACGTPVVARPCGAAREVVADGQTGFLRSEMDDLVAAVGQVRSLDPGACRARVEERFSSEAMVTGYEALFEAAGA, encoded by the coding sequence ATGAGAATTGCCGAAATAGCGCCGATTGCGCTTACCGTTCCGCCCAAAGACTACGGGGGCATCGAATGGGTGGTGGCGCACCTGGCCGGCGGGCTGAGCGCCCGCGGGCACGACGTCACCCTGTTCGCCGCCCCCGGGTCCGCCTCCCCGGCCCGCGTGGTGTCCACCCTGGACCGCCCGGTAGGGACCGGCAACGTGGAGGCGGCCGATGAGCTGGTGCACGCCCTGGCGGCGTACCGGCACGCGGCGGACTTTGACGTGATCCACGACCACACCGTCTTGGGCGTGGCGCTGGGGGCCCTCCAGCCCTCGCCTGTCCCGGTGTTCCACACCCTGCACGGGCCCTGGACGCCGCAGGTCCGGCGCTACTACGGGGCTCTGAACGGCGACGTCGAGCTCGTGGCCATTAGTGAGGCGCAGCGCGCCGAGAACCCCGGTGCCCACTACGCCGGCGTTGTCTACAACGGGGTCCGGGTGGCGAGCTTCCCCTTCCGTGAGGACGACGACGGCTACCTGCTCTTCGTGGGCCGGGTCAACCGGGAGAAGGGGCCGGATGTGGCGGTGGAGATCGCCCGGCGGGCGGGGCTGCCGCTCAAGATGGTGGTCAAGCGGACCGAGCCGGGTGAGCAGCAGTACTGGGAGCAACAGGTGGCGCCCCGGCTGACCGGCTCCGAGGAGGTGCTCGACGGCGTGGGCGAGGCCGAGAAGCTGCGCCTCTATGCCGGTGCCCTGGCCACGCTCTTCCCCATCCAGTGGCCGGAGCCCTTCGGGTTGGTGATGGTCGAGTCGATGGCGTGCGGGACGCCCGTGGTCGCCCGGCCCTGCGGGGCGGCCCGGGAAGTGGTGGCCGACGGCCAGACCGGGTTCCTGCGCAGCGAGATGGACGACCTGGTGGCGGCGGTGGGCCAGGTGCGGAGCCTCGACCCCGGGGCCTGCCGGGCCCGGGTGGAGGAGCGGTTTTCGTCCGAGGCCATGGTGACGGGCTACGAAGCCCTCTTCGAAGCCGCCGGAGCGTAA